CCCGTCACTCGTAGCGCCGACTGTTGGAGCAGGTTGTAGTTGGGTAGAATGCTGCCGGCAATAGAGTTTTCAATGGCCATTACGCCTCCCGTGGCGGTACCGCGAGCCACCTGCCGCACCACCTCTGTAAAGGTCGCGCAGGGCGTCACGGCAGTTTCGGGCCCGAAGTACTGATGAGCGGCAAGCTGATGAAAGCTCCCGGCGAAACCCTGAATGGCAATGGTAGGCGTCATGGAATGAGATATGAAATTATGGTATAAAAAAGGCCCCCTGGGGTGCAGGGGGCCTTTTTCGTTGCTTCTTTTGAGGTTAAGCAGAATAAAAGACTCCCTGTTTCTTCCGGTAGAAGAAATAATAGAAGCCGTAATAAAAAGAAGCGGAGAACTGCATGATCGAAGAATACTCAGGGAATAAAAAAAGCGCCTTTTCGGAGGTCCGAAGGCGCTTGGTTTGTCTAGGGTAATGGGGCAAGCGGCCTCGGTTCTACGCGGTAGCGTAGAAAAAATACGAGGTAAAATAATACTGGGTAGAGGCCGTACGCATGAGGTAAAGTAGCCGTTTAGCTGCCCAAATCTGAACAAAGCCAAGCAGGAAAACAAGTTTAGCCTAAATTTTTCTGGTTTTGTTGGTTGGGCATGAGGCGTTTATGGGCAGTGATTTATGTATGATCCCTTTCTATTCCGTTGCCTGCGGATACTTTTTCGCCAACTTTTTGCTTTGTTGCTGCATTCGCTTTTCGCGGCGGGCAGCTTGCTTGGGGGCTTCAATCGCTTCAAGTGCCCGAATATCAGCGCACTGCGCGGCGGTGGGCAGCCACCAGGGCAGTTGTACCGCAGTTCGGGCTTGCACTGGTTCAGAAGCAGCGGTGAGCGTATCGGCCGGAGCTTGGATTGCGGCCGGAGTTGGTGAAGTCGTTTGGGCAGCGGCTGGCAAGGCAATGAGTAAGCTGGCAACGAAGAACAGAAAGTGGTGGCGCATCAGGCAAGTAGTTGGGTAGAACAGTTATTCTGATGCCCATTGAGCTGTAATTCCACACGGCGCAGTGGAAATAAGTTGATGCGTTGACGCACCGGCCGCTTAAACGCGGAATTTTGCCCCCCAGGCCGTAGCTTCCCGATTCATTTGCTGGTCGTTTCGCCTGTATGTTTTTTAACCGCCGTCGTCCTGAGTTGCCCGCCGCGCTATCCGATGCGGAGTTGCTGGTGCGCTACCGGCAGCACGGCGACGTGGCCGATGTAGGCACGTTGTATGAGCGACATATGGTGACCGTGCTAGCCATTTGCCGGCGCTACCTGCGCGACGAGGACGACGCGAAAGACGCGGTGATGCAGCTGTTTGAAAAGCTGGTGGAAAGCTTGCGGCGGCACGAGGTCGAACATTTTCCGGCCTGGCTGCATACCACGGCCCGCAACCATTGCCTCATGATTTTGCGAGCCCGGCAGCGCGCCGGCCCCGACGGTGGCGCGCTCGTGCTGCACTTTCCCGATGCAGCCGGTATGGAATCGGCGGTGGCCGCGCATCTACCTGCTGATGACCCCGACGAAGCCGCTTTGACCGAAGAACGCCTGCAAGCCCTGGAACTCGCCTTGGCCGAACTACCGCCCGGTCAGCGACGATGTCTGGAACTGTTTTACCTCGAAAAGCAGTGTTATCGTACCATTTCCACTATCACCGGGTTTGAGTTGGGCTTAGTAAAAAGTCATCTGCAAAACGGCAAGCGCAACCTCAAACGTTACTTAGAGTCTACTTCTCCCGATGCGGCCCACTGATCAGTTACCTTCTCCACTCCCGTCTGCCGAACCCGGTGGGCACCTGCCCGTGGCCTTGCTACGGCAGTACGTGGCCGGTACGCTCGCGCCCGCCGATCAGCACCGCGTGGAGGCGCATACTCTTGATTGTGAGCGTTGTGCAGAAGTATTAGAAGGGTTGGAAATGACCGACGCTACTACTACCGACCATAGCTTGGCCGACCTGCAAAGCCGTCTGAGCACCCGCGTAGCACAGGATACCGGCCGCAAAACAGCCGCAGATTGGCCCTGGCTGCAAATGGCCGGCGCATTATTGTTGCTCATCGCTAGCCTTGTCGGCTGGCGTCTCAATCAAGCAAAGACCGAAGCGCAGTCGGAGCCGGTAGCGGCGATGATGCGCCGGGAGGAGGCAGCATCGTCGCAACAGGAAGCAGCGCCGCTAGTCGCATCCAAGCCTGAGTTGGAGGCAATGAAATCAACGCCAATGCCAGCAGAAATAGCAGCGGCTGATGTGGCTCAATCCGATGCGGCTCGGCCGACGCCGCCGCGCGCTCCGGCTTCCGCTCGGACAAAAGCAATTGCGCGGACAAGCCCGACTCGCATTGCTAAACCCGTCAATGCTGGCATAGCAGCGGTCAGGACTCAAGATGCTGCTATGGATGCTATGAAGGATAAAGCAGTCCCCGACAGCGCTTCTACGCCAAACCTAGTCGCAGTGAGTGAAGCCCCGGCAGTAGCTACGGCTCCTCTCCCACCTGACCGGGCCCGCACAGCGCTTGCGCGCTCGGCCGCGGGCACTGCCATCGACTCAGGTAAACAAGTGGCCAAAATGCCCCCAGCAGTGATGCGCGGTCTTTGGCCAGCAGCGGCGCGGCAGCCGCCGGTATGAGTTTGGTTCGAGGCCGTATTACTGATCAAACTTCCGGTGCGGGGCTGCCCGGCGTAACGGTGCTGGTGAAAGGCACCCAACAGGGCGTAAGCACGCAGGCCGACGGTTCTTTCGCGCTGCCCGTAGCCGATACTCAATCGACTTTGGTAATTGCCTCCATCGGCTACGAGCGCAAGGAATATAAGCTGACCAATCCAAGCGCGCCGCTCGCGCTGGCCCTCGCCCCAGACACCCGGAGCCTCAGCGAAGTAGTAGTGACGCGCAAAGGCAAAATGCCTACTCCGCCCGCTGTTGGCCCTGCCCCGGCCGGCGGGCTGCCTGCTTTCCACGAGTATTTGAAAAAAGAGCTGGAATATCCCGACAAGGCGCTGCGTGATCGTACCCAGGGAACGGTGAAGCTACGATTTACGGTAACCGCCACTGGTACTATCGAGGACTTGAAAGTAGTAAGCGGCCTCAGCAAAGAGTGCGACGAAGAAGCTATGCGGCTGGTGCGCGAAGGACCAGCCTGGTTTCCGGGCATTATCGGGGGCGGCGCACGGCCCAGCAAGTGCGCATCTCCGTGCCGTTTCGTATTCAGTAGCTTAGGTAATTTCAGTCATCAAAAAAGCCCCCCAGAGTAGCTCTAGGGGGCTTTTTTTGATGACTGAAAAACATCTAGCCGCTGTAGCCGCCGCCGCTTTCGGCGGTGGTAGCGCTGCCGCCGGGCTCTACTTGGCGGGGCAGGTCGGGCTGGGTTTTCATTTCTACTTGACTATAATCGGGAGTGCCACCACCCGTTCCGGGAGTTTCGGCTTGCTCGGTTTCGGCGCTACCTACGGCGCCCGCATTCCACTTGTGCATCACCTCGAAGGTAATTTTGGCCGTGATGCGGTACTCCACAATCCGGTTGTCCTGCACTTTGCAGCTTTGATCTTTAATATAGATGGAGCGGATGCCCTTAAGTGTGGTGCTGGCTTCGGTGAGGGCACGCTGGAGAGCGTCTTCAAAGCTTTTGTCGGAGCTGGCCAGTACTTCAATTACTTTTTTGATGCTACTCATAGCTTGGGGCGTTTGGAGGTGGAAAAGAGCGCTTACGGTCATCGGGCAACCGGGTAGCGTTATACGCGGCCACAGCTAAAAAGGGTGGCATTGGCAAAGTTTGTGACTTAGTGTTTCTTTGCTCATTCCTATATAGTGCTCCTCCCTCATTCTCGTGCGAATGTCCATTTTTACCCCTGCCGGGCGGCTACTGGTAGTTGCCACATTATGCCTGTTATCCAATTATTTAGCTGCTGAGAATGCACCGCGCAGAAACAGCATTTCGTTTATTGAGAATAAAAGCCAGTGGCCGGCGGCGGTTCGCTTTAAGGCTTCTGTTCCGGGCGGCGATGTGTACGTAGGTGCTACCGGCTTGGTATATGACTGGCACAGCGCTGCCGATGTAAGTAAGGCACACGCCGATTACGAAGCGGCTAGTACGCTCACTCATCCGCACCCAGCACTCCCAACTACCACCATCCGCGGCCACGCTGTGTTTGTCGATTTTGTGGGTGCTCAAGCGGTAAAAACTCCAGCAGGCGACCAACTGCAGGCCGCCCACCACAACTACTTTCTGGGCAATGACCCGGCCCACTGGGCCAGCAACGTGCGCTCGTTCAGTGCCGTTGAGTACCCGGCGCTTTATCCGGGGGTGGGCCTGCGGCTCTATGGCACCGAAGCAGGCAACCTGAAGTACGACTTCACCATTGCGGCCGGAGCTAGTCCGGCCGCCATCGCGCTGCTTTACCGGGGGGCTTTAGGACTCGATCTGCGCCCCGATGGAACCTTGCTCGTGCGTACTTCCGTGACCGATGTAGAAGAGCAAAAACCTTACGCCTACCAGACCGATGCGCATGGCGTGCGGCAGACCGTAGTTTGCCGCTACCAACTGACTGGCAGCACTGTCCGGTATGAGTTTCCGGCCGGCTACGACCGCAGCCGGCCCCTCATTATTGACCCCACGGTAGTGGCTTGCACATTTTCGGGCAGCCGAGGAAGTGTGTGGGGCGAAACAGCGGGCTACGATAAAGAAGGCAATATTTTTACCGGTGGGTTGGCTCAGACATCAGGCTACCCCATTACGCCCGGAGCGTACCAAAATGTATTTGCAGGATCACAGGATATTGCCATCAGCAAGCTAAACCCGACCGGCTCCACCTTACTCTATGCGACCTATCTGGGGGGCAATAATTACGATGAAATTCGCAGCCTGACCACTACTCCGACTGGTGAATTGTATTTACTCGCCCATACTACTTCCAGTAACTTTCCCACTACCGCAGCTTTCGACCGCACCCTCAACGGAGGGAATGACTTAGTGATAAGCAAGTTGAATGCTACCGGCTCGGCCTTGCTGGCCTCTACTTACTACGGGGGCAGCGGCTTTGAAACGGGTGCCGACCTAGCGTTAGGCGCTTCAGGCGCACTGTATATAGTTGGTAATACTTCTTCCATTAATCTACCCCTCAGCCCCACCGCCTACGACCAAACACTAGGTGGCAACCAGGATGTCTTTGTGGCCTGCTTTGATGCTAACCTGACTTCTCTTACCTGGAGTACGCTTCTGGGGGGCAATTCTACTGAAACCGTAACGACGTTTGGCATCACCTCCACAGACGAGGTTGTGGTGGGAGGCAGTACGCTTAGCATTGATTTTCCAACGACTGCCGGTGCCCTCACCACTACATACCGCGCTCCGGGTGAGGCCTTTATTAGCCGGCTACAAGCCGACGGTAGAAGGCTCGCCGCTTCTACCTTTTATGGCTCGCCTAATGGGAGCGACAACATCACCAACCTTCAGCTGGACAAGGCTAACAACGTTTATATTTTTGGTAATACATCGGGTACGCTCGCGGCTACGCCCGGCGCGGTATCGGCCAGCAATAGCTCTACTTTTATCACGAAGCTGGCGCCCAGTTTGGCTGATGTGCGCTTTACGGCCCGGCCAGCTATGGGCCCTATCCTGTCAACGGCCTTCGGGCTGGACGCCTGCAATAACATTTATGCGGCAGGTTTCACCCCTACGCCCGGCTTGCCACTCATAAATGCGCTGCCTAATAATACCATTGCCGGCTATTACTCTATGACCCTCAGTAGCGACGCGTCCAAGCTGCTATTCGGATCTTATTTTGGCAATACGACAGCCCACGCACACAGTCAGGTTCACCGCTTTGATTCGCAGGGACGGCTTTATCAGGTGCTTTGCGCATTTACTTATCCGACCATCGCCGGAGCATATTCGCCTACCAATAGAGCAGGTGGACTTGATGTGCTAGCCTTTAAAATTGACCAGAATGCTGGCAGCACTAGCTCGCCGTTGCAGGCTGCAATTGCGCCCGTCGATTCGGCCTGTGCGCCTTACGCCGTGCGCTTTGCTAACGCTAGTATAGGTGAGGGCAAGTTGCGCTATCGTTGGAATTTTGGAGATGGCACCCCCGCCGATACCGCCCGGCAGCCTTCGCATACGTTCACCGCACCGGGTCTCTATCGTGTGCAGCTATCAGTGATGTCACCTAATACGTCCTGTGGCAATACCACACGCGACTCGACCATCGTGCTGGTGCGCGTGAAGGCGCTGCCTACCGTAGCGCTGCCCAAGAACCTGATACTATGTGCAGGTAATTCACTTACAATCAACGCGAATAGTCCGGGCAACACGTACCGCTGGAGTACCGGTGCCACCACCCCTACAATCAGCGTTACGCAACCTGGTAAGTACTCCGTAATTGTAAACAACGGCCGCTGTAGTAGCCGAGATAGTACCATCGTGAGGCTGGTAACTGAGCCGACCCTGACATCTGACACGACGGGCTGCATAGCTGGCGGCATACGACTGCGCACCAGCGCCGAGCCAGGTAGCACGTACCTATGGTCGACTCAGGAGACGACGCCTAGTATTATGGCACCTACCTCGGGGCGCTATACCGTGCGCATTACGCAAAGCGGCTGCGCAACCGAAAAATCAGTGACTGTGACGCTGCTGCGGCCAGTTTTGCCCCCCAACATTATTACGCCCAATGGCGACGGCAAAAATGACGTGTTCAAGCCATCGGAGGCCGTAGCTG
The window above is part of the Hymenobacter radiodurans genome. Proteins encoded here:
- a CDS encoding dodecin family protein, with translation MSSIKKVIEVLASSDKSFEDALQRALTEASTTLKGIRSIYIKDQSCKVQDNRIVEYRITAKITFEVMHKWNAGAVGSAETEQAETPGTGGGTPDYSQVEMKTQPDLPRQVEPGGSATTAESGGGYSG
- a CDS encoding TonB family protein — protein: MSLVRGRITDQTSGAGLPGVTVLVKGTQQGVSTQADGSFALPVADTQSTLVIASIGYERKEYKLTNPSAPLALALAPDTRSLSEVVVTRKGKMPTPPAVGPAPAGGLPAFHEYLKKELEYPDKALRDRTQGTVKLRFTVTATGTIEDLKVVSGLSKECDEEAMRLVREGPAWFPGIIGGGARPSKCASPCRFVFSSLGNFSHQKSPPE
- a CDS encoding zf-HC2 domain-containing protein, translated to MRPTDQLPSPLPSAEPGGHLPVALLRQYVAGTLAPADQHRVEAHTLDCERCAEVLEGLEMTDATTTDHSLADLQSRLSTRVAQDTGRKTAADWPWLQMAGALLLLIASLVGWRLNQAKTEAQSEPVAAMMRREEAASSQQEAAPLVASKPELEAMKSTPMPAEIAAADVAQSDAARPTPPRAPASARTKAIARTSPTRIAKPVNAGIAAVRTQDAAMDAMKDKAVPDSASTPNLVAVSEAPAVATAPLPPDRARTALARSAAGTAIDSGKQVAKMPPAVMRGLWPAAARQPPV
- a CDS encoding DUF7948 domain-containing protein; amino-acid sequence: MSIFTPAGRLLVVATLCLLSNYLAAENAPRRNSISFIENKSQWPAAVRFKASVPGGDVYVGATGLVYDWHSAADVSKAHADYEAASTLTHPHPALPTTTIRGHAVFVDFVGAQAVKTPAGDQLQAAHHNYFLGNDPAHWASNVRSFSAVEYPALYPGVGLRLYGTEAGNLKYDFTIAAGASPAAIALLYRGALGLDLRPDGTLLVRTSVTDVEEQKPYAYQTDAHGVRQTVVCRYQLTGSTVRYEFPAGYDRSRPLIIDPTVVACTFSGSRGSVWGETAGYDKEGNIFTGGLAQTSGYPITPGAYQNVFAGSQDIAISKLNPTGSTLLYATYLGGNNYDEIRSLTTTPTGELYLLAHTTSSNFPTTAAFDRTLNGGNDLVISKLNATGSALLASTYYGGSGFETGADLALGASGALYIVGNTSSINLPLSPTAYDQTLGGNQDVFVACFDANLTSLTWSTLLGGNSTETVTTFGITSTDEVVVGGSTLSIDFPTTAGALTTTYRAPGEAFISRLQADGRRLAASTFYGSPNGSDNITNLQLDKANNVYIFGNTSGTLAATPGAVSASNSSTFITKLAPSLADVRFTARPAMGPILSTAFGLDACNNIYAAGFTPTPGLPLINALPNNTIAGYYSMTLSSDASKLLFGSYFGNTTAHAHSQVHRFDSQGRLYQVLCAFTYPTIAGAYSPTNRAGGLDVLAFKIDQNAGSTSSPLQAAIAPVDSACAPYAVRFANASIGEGKLRYRWNFGDGTPADTARQPSHTFTAPGLYRVQLSVMSPNTSCGNTTRDSTIVLVRVKALPTVALPKNLILCAGNSLTINANSPGNTYRWSTGATTPTISVTQPGKYSVIVNNGRCSSRDSTIVRLVTEPTLTSDTTGCIAGGIRLRTSAEPGSTYLWSTQETTPSIMAPTSGRYTVRITQSGCATEKSVTVTLLRPVLPPNIITPNGDGKNDVFKPSEAVAVEPGTRLRLYNRWGKEVYASDNYANDWMAAGQPAGIYYYTLENERFCTPRVKGWLEVVK
- a CDS encoding RNA polymerase sigma factor, producing MFFNRRRPELPAALSDAELLVRYRQHGDVADVGTLYERHMVTVLAICRRYLRDEDDAKDAVMQLFEKLVESLRRHEVEHFPAWLHTTARNHCLMILRARQRAGPDGGALVLHFPDAAGMESAVAAHLPADDPDEAALTEERLQALELALAELPPGQRRCLELFYLEKQCYRTISTITGFELGLVKSHLQNGKRNLKRYLESTSPDAAH